GGCGGTCGTCGTGGGCCCCAGCCGGCTCACCGGCGCGCAGGTCATGGCGACGGATCTGCGGGCGTCGGCCTCGCTCGTGATCGCGGGGCTCGCCTCCGAGGGGATCACCGTCGTCGACCGGGTCTACCACCTCGATCGCGGGTACGAGCCGATGGAGGCCAAGCTGCGCGCCCTCGGCGCGGACGTGGAGAGGGTGCGATGAGCTGCCTGTTCTGCCGCATCGTGGCCGGCGAGATCCCCGCGGCGATCGTCCACCGCGACGACGACGTCGTCGCGTTCCGCGACATCGCCCCGAAGGCGCCGACGCACATCCTGTTCGTCCCGACCCGGCACTTCGCGTCGCTGGCCGAGGCGCACGACGCCGACGCGGGCCTTCTCGGAACGCTCCTCCTGCGCGTCCGCGACGTCGCCCGGGCCGAGGGGCTCGAGGGCAGCGGGTACCGCGTGGTGACCAACGTCGGCGAACACGCGGGTCAAAGCGTCTTCCACCTCCACGTCCACCTGCTCGGCGGGCGCGATTTCTCCTGGCCTCCCGGCTAGCGATCGAGGTTCCGATGGCTTCCCGCTCCGCAGGTTTCCTCCTGCACCCGACCTCCCTGCCGGGACCGTTCGGCATCGGCGACCTGGGGCCGGCGGCCGACCGGATGCTCGACTGGGCCGCCTCGGCGGGTTTCCGCGTGTGGCAGACGCTGCCGCTCGGCCCCACCGGCCTCGGCGACGCGCCGTACGCGTGCCTGTCCGCCTTCGCGGGGAATCCGCGGCTGATCTCCCTCGAGCGCCTGGTCGAGGACGGGTTGCTCGACGCCGCCTCGGTGGACGCGTCGCGCGGACCCGAGGGGGCCGCC
This sequence is a window from Candidatus Polarisedimenticolaceae bacterium. Protein-coding genes within it:
- a CDS encoding histidine triad nucleotide-binding protein gives rise to the protein MSCLFCRIVAGEIPAAIVHRDDDVVAFRDIAPKAPTHILFVPTRHFASLAEAHDADAGLLGTLLLRVRDVARAEGLEGSGYRVVTNVGEHAGQSVFHLHVHLLGGRDFSWPPG